Sequence from the Tenrec ecaudatus isolate mTenEca1 chromosome 6, mTenEca1.hap1, whole genome shotgun sequence genome:
TCACAGATAAATACAAACACATCTTCCCTAATTATTTTAACCATTTATTATTAAATTAACAGAAGAGCATTTTTAACAGATTCATCTGAGTTTTCTATATAGCAAATAAAttcatttattgttaatattgtaTTTTCTACACACTAGCATTATTTCTAAGGCAAAAATTAAGTGATATGTCCTCATTTCCAACTAGTCAGACCTTGATAAGatctctaaattattatttttaactacTGACATTAAGAAAGAATTTATCTTCTGATAAATAGCAGTAAATGAACTAATCTTTGGAATCTGACATTATTTCAACATCAGTGTATATACAAGCATTGaatgtatgcatgcacacattcaggtgtacatatgtgtatgcatatatgtgaATATGTAGCTATGTAACAAACGCCCACCCTATGCACTGAGAAAGAGCAATTGCTAGATTTTCAAAATACCTATTTAGCACTTGTATTTATAGACATAAATGGCTAACAATATAGCTTTTTATAAACAGATAAATTACATGGTctcttcattttaaaatgaataccaatttttcattttttaattatcaagcAAAAAGATTGGCATATTTCTTAATGCATATGACATTTTGCAGGTTTGGAAAAACCTTGTCTATATGTACTAGGGAATTGCAAGATTAGGAGAGAAAATTTTGACTGAAATAGTGACAAATCAAAAAACTCTATTCTATGtacaataaataaaatcatatctataCTTTTATGTTGGCTCTTGTGCTCTACAGCTCATTGCTTTTAAAAGACATCTATAAttgcaaaattatttttattgcagaATTGTGATAAACAGAACTATATGTAAATATAAGGAATAGAAATGTATAAAATAACTGTgctaaaatgaatgaaaaatacaAATATGTCTGtggactattagaaaaaattcatgaaaagaaatgaaaggGGCCATCATGATTTCAACAACCTACAAAAATGACATATAGACTTTAAATTGTCCTTATATGTGCCTGTGATTCCAGACATGATGTATTGACATTTGCTTATAAAAAAATGCAATCTTCCTTGTCATGTCCATGAAGGCTTGCTTGACTTGTTGATTCCTTAGACTGTAAATAAAGGGATTCAACATGGGAGCTACTGAAATATTTAGCAAAGATACACCCTTGCGCAAAGGCACTGTCTCTTTTGCTGAGGGCTTAATATACATGAAAATGCAGCTACCAAAAGAGATGGAGATGACAATCATGTGGGAAGAACATGTGGAAAAGGCCTTTGTCCTCTGGCTCCTGGAAGGGATTCTCAAAATTGTTCTGATGATAGAGACGTAAGACAGAATTATTAATGTCAAAGTGAACATTAGAGTAAACACAGCACAGGAAAAGCTCATTAGATCTAGGAATTTTGTGTCTGAACAAGAAAGTTGGAGGAGGGGAACATAATCACAGGCAAAATGGTCAATGATGTTAGAGCGACAGTAGTCAAACTGTAAGAGCAACAGGAGCCCAGGGAACACGATGAGGAATGAAGTCAGCCATGAAGAGAAGACCAGCAGTGTGCAGACTCTCCGATTCATGATGGTCACGTAATGCAGGGGTTTGCAGATGGCCACATACCGATCATAGGACATGGCAGCCAGAAGGTAAAACTCGGTGGCTCccaagagaattaaaaaaaataactgagCCATGCAATCATTGAAAGAAATAGTTTTATCTCCTGTGATAATGGTGTGCAGGAACTTGGGTATACAAACCGATGTGAATGAAACTTCTAACAAGGAGAAATTCCTCAGGAAAAAATACATAGGGGTTTGTAGGTGTGCATCTGACAGGGTAAGGGTGATAATGGTCAAGTTCCCTGTGATGCTGAGCATGTAGGTGATGAACAGAAAGATGAAAATCGCAATCTGAAGGTTTGGGTCATCTGACAATCCCAGGAGGATGAACTCCATGGTTGCTGTATGGTTTTTCATTGTTCGGTTACTTGTTTATTTCTCTCTTGGCAGATCTATGGAATGAAGCACAAAGAACACACTGGAAGTAAGAGAACATTGACAGACTATCCAAGTGTAGAAGGGGAAGTTGGCTGAGATAGTATGCTATTTCACATTTAGGggaattttaaaccatgtacaTAATGCttccatgttttctttttctatttttaaaaatcattttattggggctcatacaactcttatcacaatccatacatacatcaattgtgcaaaccaTCGCTATACATTCGtcgccctcattgttctcaaaattcgccttccgcttgtgttcctggaatcagctcattttccctttttctctctatctccctcccccttccccccttccccatccctcatgaacccttcataatttataaattattattttatcttatcttacactgcttggcatctcccttcacccactttcttgttcccatcccccagagaggaggttatatgtagatcctcgagattgcttccccctttctacttcacATCCCCCTacccccggtatcaccactctcaccattggtcctgagaggttcatctgtcctagattccctgtgtttccagatctcaattgtaccgctgtgcatcctctggtctaaccaggtttgcaagggagaattgggaacatgataattgggggggaggaagcgtttacaaactggaggaaggttgtgagtttcattattgctacactgaacccttagtgactcatctcctccccgatatAAATCTTTACACCAAGAATAATATGTATATAATGGGAGTGGACCACACAACCACAGAGTAGGCAAATGCCAGTGCAGCTCCAAGTC
This genomic interval carries:
- the LOC142451479 gene encoding olfactory receptor 6C1-like produces the protein MKNHTATMEFILLGLSDDPNLQIAIFIFLFITYMLSITGNLTIITLTLSDAHLQTPMYFFLRNFSLLEVSFTSVCIPKFLHTIITGDKTISFNDCMAQLFFLILLGATEFYLLAAMSYDRYVAICKPLHYVTIMNRRVCTLLVFSSWLTSFLIVFPGLLLLLQFDYCRSNIIDHFACDYVPLLQLSCSDTKFLDLMSFSCAVFTLMFTLTLIILSYVSIIRTILRIPSRSQRTKAFSTCSSHMIVISISFGSCIFMYIKPSAKETVPLRKGVSLLNISVAPMLNPFIYSLRNQQVKQAFMDMTRKIAFFYKQMSIHHVWNHRHI